In one window of Paraburkholderia phymatum STM815 DNA:
- a CDS encoding molybdopterin-binding protein, protein MLSTADALATLLGAAVQIHGTETLPTLDATNRVLAANVVSPLDVPPMNTSSMDGYAVRVAELSQGERRLIISQRIPAGHAPQPLAEGTAARIFTGATVPAGADAIVMQEQTEAAGDQVTILHTPKTGEWITQQGADIRKGATILPAGTRLSPQALGLAASVGCAHLEVVRRVKVAVFFTGDELTMPGAPLKPGAIYNSNRFTLTGLLHKLGCDVTDYGIVPDKLDATRDTLREAAQAHDLILTCGGVSVGEEDHVKPAVEAEGRLSMWQIAMKPGKPLAFGAVRRAATQGDAGTPGNAGETFFIGLPGNPVSTFVTFLLFVRPFLLRLAGVRTVTPRALSLRADFTQQKGDRRNEFLRARVNAAGGLDLFPNQSSAVLTSTVWGDGLIDNPPNHTISAGETVRFIPFSELLN, encoded by the coding sequence ATGCTCTCGACGGCAGATGCGCTCGCGACACTGCTCGGCGCCGCCGTGCAGATCCACGGCACCGAAACGCTGCCGACCCTCGATGCGACCAACCGCGTGCTGGCCGCCAACGTCGTCTCGCCGCTCGATGTGCCGCCAATGAATACGAGTTCGATGGACGGCTACGCGGTGCGCGTCGCTGAACTGTCGCAGGGTGAGCGGCGTCTGATCATTTCCCAGCGGATTCCGGCGGGCCACGCACCGCAACCGCTCGCCGAGGGCACGGCCGCGCGCATTTTCACGGGAGCGACGGTGCCAGCCGGTGCCGATGCCATCGTGATGCAGGAACAGACGGAAGCGGCTGGCGACCAGGTGACCATCCTGCACACACCGAAGACGGGCGAGTGGATCACTCAACAGGGCGCCGACATCCGCAAAGGCGCGACGATCCTGCCCGCCGGCACGCGGCTCTCGCCGCAGGCGCTCGGGCTGGCGGCGTCCGTCGGCTGTGCACATCTCGAAGTCGTGCGGCGGGTGAAAGTCGCCGTGTTTTTCACGGGCGACGAACTGACGATGCCCGGCGCGCCGCTCAAGCCGGGCGCCATCTACAACTCAAACCGCTTCACGTTGACGGGTTTGCTGCACAAGCTCGGCTGCGATGTGACCGACTACGGCATCGTGCCCGACAAGCTCGACGCGACGCGCGACACGCTGCGCGAAGCCGCGCAGGCGCACGACCTGATCCTGACCTGCGGGGGCGTCTCCGTAGGCGAGGAAGATCACGTGAAGCCCGCTGTCGAGGCGGAAGGGCGGCTGTCGATGTGGCAGATCGCCATGAAGCCGGGCAAGCCGCTCGCATTCGGCGCGGTTCGCCGTGCGGCCACACAGGGCGACGCCGGCACGCCGGGCAATGCCGGCGAAACGTTCTTCATCGGTCTGCCGGGCAACCCCGTGTCGACGTTCGTCACGTTTCTGCTGTTCGTGCGGCCATTTCTGCTGCGGCTCGCGGGCGTCCGCACAGTCACGCCGCGCGCGCTGTCGCTGCGCGCTGATTTCACGCAGCAGAAGGGCGACCGCCGCAATGAATTCCTGCGCGCACGCGTGAATGCCGCCGGAGGCCTCGACCTGTTCCCGAACCAGAGTTCGGCGGTGCTGACGTCGACCGTCTGGGGCGACGGGCTGATCGATAATCCGCCGAATCATACGATCAGCGCCGGCGAGACCGTGCGCTTCATCCCGTTCTCCGAACTGCTGAACTGA
- the moaD gene encoding molybdopterin converting factor subunit 1 has product MKIQLKYFASVREALGRSDEAVEVPEGIATVGDVRAWLRARGGAWAEALAEGRALRMACNHVMTDAGTRITDGCEVAFFPPVTGG; this is encoded by the coding sequence ATGAAGATTCAGTTGAAATATTTTGCGAGCGTGCGCGAAGCACTCGGCCGCTCCGACGAAGCAGTGGAGGTGCCCGAAGGCATCGCCACTGTCGGCGACGTACGCGCATGGCTGCGCGCACGCGGCGGCGCGTGGGCCGAAGCGCTTGCGGAAGGCCGCGCGCTGCGCATGGCATGCAACCACGTGATGACGGACGCGGGCACGCGTATCACCGACGGCTGCGAAGTCGCGTTTTTTCCGCCCGTGACGGGCGGCTGA
- the moaE gene encoding molybdopterin synthase catalytic subunit MoaE, with the protein MTVRVQTEDFDLSTEVAALRAQNPKVGAVACFVGTVRDINEGETVETMELEHYPGMTEKSLEAIVDAARERWPGTEVLIVHRVGKLQPLDQIVLVATTSKHRGNAFASCEFVMDYLKTQAPFWKKEKTESGERWVDARVADEQALARWGLESLNSKAD; encoded by the coding sequence ATGACCGTGCGCGTTCAGACTGAAGATTTCGACCTGTCGACGGAAGTGGCCGCGTTGCGCGCACAGAATCCGAAGGTGGGCGCCGTTGCGTGCTTCGTCGGCACGGTGCGCGACATCAACGAAGGCGAAACCGTCGAGACGATGGAACTCGAGCATTACCCCGGCATGACCGAGAAATCGCTGGAAGCGATCGTCGATGCGGCGCGCGAGCGCTGGCCCGGCACTGAGGTGCTGATCGTGCATCGGGTCGGCAAGCTGCAGCCGCTGGACCAGATCGTGCTAGTTGCGACGACGTCGAAACATCGCGGGAATGCGTTTGCGTCGTGCGAATTCGTGATGGACTACCTGAAAACCCAAGCGCCGTTCTGGAAGAAAGAGAAAACCGAAAGCGGCGAACGCTGGGTCGACGCGCGCGTGGCGGACGAGCAGGCACTGGCACGCTGGGGACTTGAATCCCTGAATTCGAAGGCGGATTAA
- a CDS encoding group III truncated hemoglobin has product MKSDISSDISAAERLATRYAEPSDDNIRELVYAFYDRVRADALIGPVFEKKLVGRWDEHLPKMCVFWGSLVLGAKQYRGNVQQAHMPLEGLEPRHFSRWLYLFLDTVESRYEPVAAIRFMEPALRIAQSLQLSKFGWDYPIPAEQQALLERIAPRRRPRDDDAAEHARPRGEPFPAKIIGKSRDD; this is encoded by the coding sequence ATGAAGTCAGACATTTCCTCCGATATTTCCGCCGCAGAACGTCTCGCCACGCGGTACGCCGAGCCCAGCGACGACAATATCCGCGAGCTCGTCTATGCGTTCTATGACCGCGTGCGCGCGGATGCGTTGATCGGTCCCGTCTTCGAGAAGAAGCTCGTGGGACGCTGGGACGAGCATTTGCCGAAAATGTGCGTGTTCTGGGGCTCGCTGGTGCTGGGTGCAAAGCAATACCGAGGCAACGTGCAGCAGGCGCACATGCCGCTGGAGGGCCTCGAGCCGCGCCATTTCAGCCGTTGGCTGTATCTGTTTCTCGACACGGTAGAGTCGCGTTATGAGCCCGTGGCGGCCATCCGGTTCATGGAACCCGCGCTGCGCATCGCACAGAGTCTGCAGTTGAGCAAATTCGGCTGGGACTACCCGATTCCGGCAGAGCAGCAGGCGCTACTGGAGCGCATCGCGCCGCGCCGCCGCCCTCGCGACGACGATGCCGCCGAGCACGCTCGCCCGCGTGGCGAGCCCTTTCCAGCAAAAATTATCGGAAAATCGCGGGATGATTGA
- a CDS encoding Rrf2 family transcriptional regulator has translation MRLTDYTDYSLRVLLYLAVRSEGLATIQDISDAYGISKNHLMKVVQRLAELGWVETVRGRNGGLRLYEHSSSLTVGEVVRATESDFALVSCLNVADASGAHRECVIQSHCRLKSILESARDAFFRELDNYTIRDIAEPASPLISLLGLKPSAVVVPIVPVVSTGT, from the coding sequence ATGAGACTCACAGACTATACCGATTACTCGCTGCGCGTGTTGCTTTACCTCGCAGTCCGCTCCGAAGGACTGGCAACGATACAAGACATCTCTGATGCCTATGGCATATCCAAGAACCACCTGATGAAAGTGGTTCAGCGGCTCGCCGAACTCGGCTGGGTCGAGACGGTGCGTGGACGCAACGGCGGCTTGCGGCTGTACGAGCATTCGTCGTCGTTGACGGTCGGCGAGGTGGTGCGGGCCACCGAGAGCGATTTCGCGCTTGTCAGCTGTCTGAACGTCGCCGATGCGAGCGGCGCACATCGCGAGTGCGTCATTCAGTCGCACTGCCGGCTCAAGAGCATCCTCGAATCGGCGCGCGATGCGTTTTTCCGTGAACTCGACAACTACACGATTCGCGACATCGCCGAGCCTGCCTCGCCGTTGATTTCGCTGCTCGGACTCAAACCATCAGCCGTCGTCGTGCCGATCGTGCCCGTCGTGTCGACGGGCACATAG